The Salicibibacter halophilus DNA window GATGCACCCGAAATCTTTTGTTGTTTCAAATACAGGCGTTTTGTTGTGATTGCATAAGCCGTTCTTTCGCTTTTCTTCGATGAAGTATTTGCAGGTTTTGCATCGTTTCATAGAATCGCCGCCTTTATTCGTCTGGAATGATCGGGGCTGTACTGCATCGGCAATTAGGATGAAATACTGGGGCATTTACACCTATTTGCATGTCACTAACTTCATAAATCTCGCCATCATGTTCGGCGCAATCCTCGCAAGCATCTGTTTCGGAAACGATGTCATAGTGTGTCATCCCTGCTTGCTCATATGAACGCTTTTGCGTTTGGATTTGCACCCTGGCTGTTTCCGTTCGCATGATGCGCTCGGTATTATAAACGCTGTTGCCGATCTCGCGGCGCATGTTTTGCGCTAACTCGCGAGGTCCTGCACCCTGGGTAATTTGTCGGCGTAATTGCGTATTTAAGTTTTGAACTAAAATATCCCTGTTATCCCATATCCGATCACTGAATAATTCGCCGTGAAACTGGTATCGAACAAGTTCTTCCATTTCTTCCGACGACAATGAAACGGTCATTCCTAAAATTCCCGATTGCCGCCGCGTTTCCGAACGCGCAATTTCTTCAAGTCGATCTGTTACGTCAATTTCGCTCAATCCATGCGCCCGCGCTGTTTCCAGGTCGGCATACTTTTGCATAAGTTGCAGGCGTGAAACTCTCATTTGCGTGTTGTATTGTCGCATTTCGGCATTCGCACGATCTGAAAAATTTCCTTCTGCGACGTATTCCTGCGCCTTGTCCTCAAATTGCCTTATATCCGTTTGATCGACGGTTTTTTGTGCTTCCGACAAGGTGAAGCCCTCATCGCTAGCGTACTTCGAATACAAGCGCGTAATTTCTTTGTCTGCTTCGTCGGACGC harbors:
- a CDS encoding minor capsid protein, encoding MPNSQRYWAEREREQSEMEALRDDEVLEGITQHFEEASDEADKEITRLYSKYASDEGFTLSEAQKTVDQTDIRQFEDKAQEYVAEGNFSDRANAEMRQYNTQMRVSRLQLMQKYADLETARAHGLSEIDVTDRLEEIARSETRRQSGILGMTVSLSSEEMEELVRYQFHGELFSDRIWDNRDILVQNLNTQLRRQITQGAGPRELAQNMRREIGNSVYNTERIMRTETARVQIQTQKRSYEQAGMTHYDIVSETDACEDCAEHDGEIYEVSDMQIGVNAPVFHPNCRCSTAPIIPDE